GGTGATGGTGAACTACTGGATCTGGCATAGCGTTCCTAATTAGGGAAAGCGACTCTCTGCCGCTTAGCATTCGTGGTGCATAATCTACAAAGCTATCTCCACGCCCACCTCTAAGATAGTCAATGCTATATCACACCCTTTGGCGGCTTCTCGACACGAACCAACTTGAGGCGTTTTTGCCATTACATCAGCCCTTCCATATCACTACAGATAGCCCCACCAAGGCCCTTCTCAAACAGTCACACGATACTTCATCAAGATGCTAGGTCTCCACGAGATCCCTACCCTGCGTGCCAGTCAGGAAACATCACAAGCTTCAACGCTGGCGAGCCCAGCAGCCCTTGCAGCTCGCTTGCGGACCGCACATTCGGGAGTAGTGTTCAAAAGGGGTCGAAAATGAGGCTATAAATATGGCCGTTTTGTCGATACCTTGGTAgattttagttatattcaAGTGCCTGCTCAAGTTATAATGTTAACAAGTAACTTATAACAGTAGTGAGACAGACTCCCGCATTTTGACAGAGTACTGCCCGACCCATGAATCTGTGTGGAGTGGGTTTTACCACTTTCGGGAAGGCGGCTTGATAGGTTCGTGGAGGCGGTGAGCTCGATTCTGTCACTTGCGAATGGTGACAACTTCATTTAACTTCCCCCTCGAAGCCTTTCATTATATCCTGACTTTTCTCCTTTCTTATATCAAGTGGGTGAAATGTAAAGTGTTTTATCTTTGATACTTCGTATCGGATTCTGTTTGTCATATCTTCCTGTTTGGTTGCAATGTCTTTTGATTACAGTCAGCTCTCACATCAACTTCTGCCATCCTATGTCCCCCGAGCTTTCAAAGGATGATTTCTCACTCATCTCTCCAACCTTTCTCTGTCCCTTTGACTCCCCCCAGGGAAATCAACTCCGCTTCAAAGGAAAACGCCCTTCCAGCCACTTACGCAATGAATTCAGGCCCATGTACAGTTATCGAGAACGGGACTCGATGTGCATGTTCACGAGGTCTTTTTTTACTGGAACATGGAGTAAACTTTGAACTGTTGATATGCAAGACAAAGACGTGTAATCATTTACTTAAAGAACACCGGGCTGCTGATAATGAACCACCTCCGACTGAATCCTCTCCGACCGAATCCTCTCCGACCGAATCATCAGCATCTGCCGGCAATCCTAATCACACGCAATATCACTCCTTGGGATGTAAGTGTGCATACTCAGATCCTGTCCCCTCAGAGGCCATAGTCAAGAGCTGACAGTCTGTAAAAATGAATAGCTACTAGGTATAAAACGAGATGTTTACGCCAGGATACGGTGTCAAAACTTGCAGCCGCCGTTGATTCTCAAAATGTTATTCACATACGGGGGACACCAGCCAGCGGGAAAACGGTCCTGTCCCAACTGCTGCTGGACTACTACCTCACGAATAATAGAAAGGCGTTTTTACTTGAGGCATGGGAACCACTGGAAGCTTCCCAAAGCGGAGACCCTTGGACTCGATTCGGCTTGCACCTGCAACAAAAATATCCTAAATTCGATAAAACGTGGAAATCTGTTCCTGCAAACACTGTAATTCTTATTGATGAAGCTCAGAATTCATACCGGGACACGTACTTCTGGAACACGGTCATCAAGAGCCGAAGGTCTGGGGAAGGCaaagatataaagatttGTCTTTTCTGTTCCTACGGAAGCCCTTCGACAGGtgtggaggaagacgatAATGAAAATGGATTTACTCCAGTTACCTTCGGTCCCGCGCAGCGCATTACACTGACCCCTCAACTTGGCAAAGATTCGCCAAAAATTGGCTTGTTTTACACAGAAGATGAATTTTGTGAAGTTGTATCACTTCTGACGACAAACAAATTCGATGAACCCTTCACAATTGATAAGGCAGCTATGGACTACATATATGACCTGACAAATGGGCATCCCGGAGGGGTGACAGCCACGGTCGATTTTCTTCAGGATGTATGTACCGTTCTTAATTCTAACCCAGAAAGTGTTAAGCTTGCTTATGCAACTAACTCGAGTTCAGCGGTatcgcaatctcctcaaacacAAAAAGATCCGTACAATCACGATGGATCATGTTCTTAAAGTTTTgatggatgagaatgatTACTTTAGGTTTCTCGCGAATCATGCTGTTTATCGCTCATTTCCTAGAGGACGACGCCTTACATCTGAAGTTGCTGATGCATTGGGCAGGATTTTAGTCAATGGAAGCATACCATTCGATATTGATGATGCGGCCATGCAGAAATGCTATAAGAGAGGCTGGGTTCACCGGATAGCTGAAGGACAGATACCACTAACACATGATGTTGCTGTCCTGCCGTCGCGCTTGCATGAAGTGTAAGTTCTTATTTAGTATTCCTTGTCTTAATCTGACCCTGTCTTAGATGGCTTGAATGGTTCATGGGCAACAAGCCGAAGCATTTACCCGACAGATTCGACCAGTTACGTACATTATGCCAGGAGGTTCTCGAAAATTTTTCAAAGATTAGCCTGAGACATGCTGCTGAAGGCAAGAAAATCTCGACTGCAGCAAAACCCAGGCCCATGGAGGCGCAATATCAGGATGAATTTTATAGGGCATTTTGCAACGTGGCAGGCATCGGCGTACCTCTCTGTAGTGAATGGTCAAGGAGTGGTAATGGCCGAGTTGACTTTTACATTCCACAGAAGCAGTGGGCTATCGAGTTGCTTCGGGATTATGATCGGGTTGATGAACATATCTCCCGATTCTATCCGGGGGGGAAGTACTTTCCCTGGTtgcaggagaagaaggttgtaGACTGGATTATTATCAACTGTGCTTCCTCTCCCCCTACATGTTGTATGTTTCTATCTCGTATTGCTGTTTTTACCACTCTTCCTGCTAACATCGCAATAGCATATTCCGAGCAGAACCTCTGGACCGCCGTCTTTACCAATTGTTATTCTGATTTGAAAGTGTATGATCATCGAATGCGTCCTTTGTTTTCTGTTCCTCTCCACAATTAGGACTAGCTCCACTATTATAAGGCAACGTATAAGGGGACCATTAGCAAATCTTATACAAAAAGGGAATTTTCGGACCTAGTAATATACTTTACCACTAATTGCGGCTCTTGATTGAAGGAAATCCTCTGCACCTGGAGCTCCAACATACTGGCGAATCACGCATGCGGAGGACGAGTGGGCCGTCGACTCCGGTAAGATCTGTAATCAGAAAGGAAAGATTGGCAAGCGAGCCTCTCAACAGGGCTATTACCGTCAAGTCTATCAGATAGTCGACCAGGGGCCTTGCAGACTCTGGGTGCTCAGGAAATAGATTAGAAATTGTTAACAGGCGGGCCAGGAAGGCGTCATCCCTACCCTCCGTCAAGGAAACTCTACCGCAGAAGTAAAAGTCAACATACTCCACAAGGCTTTCTTTCTGGAGCTCCCAGCCCCTCCCAGAGGCTGGCCTCTCCGACATAGGTACAGAGAAATGAACGTGACCCTACCCAAGATCTCCCGCTCCCCGACATTAACAAGGAGGATGTGATCAAAGCCATCAAGCAAGCGCTCCCTGATAAAGCTCCAGGGCCAGAAGCTATCCCCAAAAAAATCTAGCAATACTCTAAAAACTATTTCACCATTTATCTCATTCTCACGGCCCTGTTTAATGCATGCATTCGACTTGGCTATAACCCACACCACTTCCAGACCTCGACAACAGCTGTTCTGCGCAAGGCAGCTCCCCAAGACTTTTGCCTGCCTAAGTTATACCACCCAATTGCTCTTCTCAATACTTTAGGCAAGATTCTAGAGTTAATTATCGCGCTTCGCATCTGCAGGTGCTTGAGGAACATGGCTTGCTTCCGCCCGGCCACCTAGGCGGTCGTGACGGCATCAGGTTGTCGCAGACTGGATCCCTTAACCTAGATCAAATCCTGCAGAGATATCACCTCCTAACCTTCAGCGGgaaataagtataaatttGCTGGATAGACTTTGTTTAGAAAACCCAACAAGTTAGTGACGAGACCTCTGATACCAGGGCCACTTAGGCTGTCTGGCTTGGAGTCTGGCTAGCTTTTTATTCTACCTCGAGAAAATCATGATAGACACGCTGCCTGATTTCTTAGTTTAGATGCGAATTATTGTCCACAAGCGCTAAAAAGCTAAATTAGGTATCGCTAGCGACCTTTGCGCACGCTGCTCTGCGAAAAGGCCACAAGTTCTACGCTAAAGGCCACGCACAACCGTGTTCTTTTCGCCGTAGTTCGTGGGATACGCCCGTAGGAAGAACCGAGAGGTCCTAGGTTCTATTCCACCGCTCTTCCCCAGAATCCTCAACTATTCATTCTCTTTCGACTCTTTTAGGCTTTCCAACCATCATTCACCCAACTATCGTTCATACTTGGTTGAACAGAAATTTTTGGTCAGTCCACGAGCGTACCGGGAAAGTCACCGTACTAGCTAGCCTCAACCATACTGGCGAATGCCCTCGGTGCACGAAGAGTAAACCACATTCATCCAGATTTATAACATACTAATACCAAAAGTTTGACATTATTTGAGATTTACACCGTAGTAATCTGTTCACACTACCCGCCTTCGAAGATAGGTACCAGTAGCACAAGTCGATCATATACACGCTATCTTTTGGCTTCaatcaccaccgccgccaagaTCGACCTCTAAGCTCATACTTATAGAAactgatgaagaggatctTATGCACTTTAACCACTGCCACTAGCGTGATCAGAAGGAAAACAGCACCATTCGCTAATCCCAAATCCAGGTTTCAACTAGGACAGATTGTAGCTGTCTATCATATCTGCGAGACGTGAGGCCTCTTCAGAGTAGTTGACGGGTCTTGCAAACGACACTTGATATCGAATACTGAGAATCGTATTATTAGCACTAAAGTCAAATATCACCTTAGACAATACACTCACCGTTGCTGGTCCCCATAATGGTCTATTCTTGCCCTGCATCCAAAAGTCCAGGTACGGCAATTGGCGTTTTGGATGATGTCACCAACTAATTTGTCGTCGTTCTGTTGCATTTCCATTAGTTGATCTGCACTTGTATCCATCATTAATCGGCCAACATCATCAAAACAGTTGAGATACAGCTGTCCAGTATGGTCGCTGACGTTAATAAGCATTATATATCGATATTCCGCTCGCGGGTGTGTCTTATCACAGCGCTCACATCGCCACTGGCCAGGATCAAGCTCTGTAACTTTCTTGTTGCAATCCTCTGAAAGGCATGCTGGGTAACACAGGTTGTCTTGCTTTATGTAGACGACAGTGGCTCTGAGCGAAAAATACGCTGGTTCCTCTGACATCCCAAGCTGCTCCTCTCGAACTTGTGCGATCGTCTTGAATCGATCGCGTTTCATTCCGGACATCGCCCCGGTCGATGGAGCATGAGAGGCAAAACTTTCGTCCCTACCCTGCGCGTCATACCAGCCTTTTAGTCtatgagcttcttcaatatcgGGATCCACGGTCACAGAGCCCGAACTGAGTAAACTCAAGCTCTTCCCGCCAAAGTCAGAAACTTTAACGCCCTTAAACGCCACCACAGATTCTAGTGTAGCGCCAAAGTTCATCGCCGTAGTGCCCCATATAGTCAAACGGACTGAGAACCCTGTGTTGTCAACCAAAGTAAGTTCACGTTTATCATAGGGTTTCTTTGTTGTTTTTGACACGATTTGGGTGGTATCCCCGACATCTTTCAACACTCCTATCACATCGATTGTGGTATCTTTCTCAACAGACTGTAGATCCCCAATAGTGGTGAAGTTAAAGCGCACTTGAGGAACATCATTCTGGTCTTCCGCCTGCATAAATATATGTTcagtaagaataataaacaaGTTTGAATTTAACTAACCTTCTCAACCAGGGTTTCTCGCTCAAAGGTAAGCTCATAGTCATTGTTAAGGTTTGTAAACTGCTTTTTAGCGATCTGAACACGGCATGGGCTAGATATGTAATAAACGCCCCCTTCTTGAAACAGATCATACAGAGCAGTGCATTGGTCATTGAACCCGGTGGCGCGTATTTCGCCACTATCATCTAGCAAATTGACACTGAAAAGCGTGCCATCGCCGCTTCTTCCATGCCAATGCTTGACAGGAGATTTGCTAGTGCAGCGCGCTTTAATCGTCCATTTATTGGCATAGGGGGAGAGGGCCTCTATGGGGTAAATAGTTGCGGTTGCAGGACCCTGCACGGGACGCATTTGCTGCGGTCGTGAGTTGACTTGTGAAGGTGCATTTTGGGGTTTGGCACCGTAAAACCCGTTGCTCGATATTGTTGTAGACTGTGgcttctcatcctcctccagtTTGTTCTCCAATGGTTTTGGCTCGCCGATTTTCTCCGCTTCCCCTAAGTCCTTGAGAACTTCGAGGTCAAGAATGATAAGAATTCTATGATGGTTAGTGCATGACCTTTGTCTCAAGATTGAAGCGTACTTTTTCCCTTTGACCGAGTTGGCCTGGAactgcttcagcttcacaAAGCATCCTTTGCGAAGTAACCCATCTGTCACAAAATGATTTGCCTCTAGATTCGGATAATCTGTTAGAGATCTTCGCCACCTGGCAGTTCTCATCTGCGTTTTAACATACGGATTGCAAGCATCGTCTGAACATAGTTTGATACATCGCTAAACACAACCCTATAACGCTCTTGGTTGTTTGTCTGGGGTGGCAACGGCTTGACTTGGACACATTGGACGATAGGCTCATTAAACTGAGGCTTTGTGCCATCAAAGATCGCACTAAGAGGCTATCGTAAGCAACCCTGTAGATAACAGATAGATAGCGGAAGGAGAGTCAGCTACCTAAGCGCTCCTACAGATATATGAGACGCTTGCGAAGCCATGGCAGCATCACACGTCTTTTGGGGAATGTTAGCTCGCTGCTGCACCCAAAGTGGTCAAGCTACGCGGGATAGACGCTAGTTGTGGGCAGGAACAACAGCTTGAGGAATTTTGGCTTAAGAATTCTGGTTTTCAACAATATTGAAGAAGTGTTGCATCCACATGGAGCTGAAAAAGTCAAGTCTTGTCCAGGGATGTGGAATTGATGTGTTGTGAAAGATAAAACGCGGACGCAAACTTACGCGCTGGGCAAGGCTGGACGCGTTGAGTGAAAGCTTACGTATATGGTCGTGTCTAACTAATGTTACGGTAGTTACTTACGGCGGGCTAGGTAATCCGTTGTTACCTAATGCCAGGCAGGAACAACGAGTCACCACTCGGGTCCATGCCACCATATGGTAGCCTGGTACGAGCCCCTCCATTTCCAATGATGGCTATGTAACTTTTACCCCACCTGATGATTTCACATCTCACTGCATACCTACGCAACTTGCCTGTGAAGTGTTCGTTGACAAGGTATCTACAGTTTCGCAGGAAGTTTTTAtatcttctttttcttttttttttgttcttttcttttgtttattCTCCATAATCTTGTTATATCAAGTCTGATTTTACCCTTCACCTACTTGTAAACGTCTATCATATTACATTCCAGAATGACGACCTGCTTGCATATTAATTCACCAAGTGAGTTTAATCTTTGGTTCCGGATGGCTGTAAATAAGCTAAATCTGTTTCGTGACAGACCTACAGTCGCCATCTACCTTTCAGGCTGTATATCGAGAAGACTGCACGCAGTGTTTTGACTCTATTGTCTGTGCTTCGTTTACCCGTTCCCCTCGCCTGGCTCTAACGAGTGGCAGGATGATGAACATGGCCTCAGTGTTTGCCTCTCCTGCTTCAATGGCGGTTGTGCTGGATCAAGGGACCATGCCCGTCTGCACTTCGAGCGCTTCGGTCACCCTCTAGCACTAAATATCCAAAGGACTCGAAAAAAGGTCCAGGTAAGCCGGTTTGCCAGTGTCTAGCCTTTTTATCCAATCTAATGCGGGATGCTAACGGATAACAGCGAGATGAGCCTCCACAAAAGATTTCCAAACTTACAATCAATGCGGAAACAGACGAGGATCGCTATGATACACGCACGCGTATCGTCTGCTATTCTTGTGGGCAAGATAATGTTGACGTTTCGACCGATAAAGTCCAATTAATCGTTAGAGACGTGATGAACGCAACGACATTTTCAAAAAAAGAGGAGATAAAGGCATGGGAGCAAGAGTTTACCCCTTGTGAACACACAGTTGGCTTGATTCAGCAGGAGCCCAAACCAATCGACTCACAAGGTAAGAATACTTCATAGACTCCTTTGATCGTGTCTAATTCGTCTTCATTAGGTCTTAGTCAGTGTTCGATGTGCGATTTGAAACAAAACCTCTGGCTCTGTTTACAATGTGGTAATCTGGGTTGCGGCCGCAGCCAATTTGGAGGTACAGGAGGTAACTCACACGGACTCGCACACTTTGATGCGACATCCCATGCTGTTGCCGTTAAACTAGGGTCCATAACTGCTGATGGCTCCGCTGATATTTACTGTTACAAGTGCAACGAAGAAAGAGTCGATCCTGAGCTTGCTGCTCACCTGTTTCATTGGGGAATTAATATAGCGAGCCGCGAGAAAACGGAGAAGAGCCTCATGGAAATGCAGGTCGAGCAGAATCTAAAATGGGACTTTTTAATGACTACGGGAGATGGGCATGATCTCAATCCAGTCTTCGGGGCAGGTCTCACAGGCCTGTCAAACCTCGGGAACAGCTGCTACCTCTCTAGTGTTATCCAGTGTCTTTTTGGTCTGCCAGAGTTTCAACGCAGATATCATCATCCCGGTGAAAAGCCACCTCTTTCTGAGACACCAGCTGAAGATTTCGAGACACAGCTCCGGAAATTGGCAGACGGAATCATCTCCGGGCGATATTCCCGAGCAGATGAAAAGACTGTGGCTTCTCCCGAACCTCGCGAGGTTTTGCATCAGAAAGGGTTGGCACCATCAATGTTCAAACACCTAATTGGACGCGATCATGTCGAGTTTTCGACTATGAGGCAGCAGGACGCCTTTGAATTTCTGCTCCATGTTTTCAAACATGTCAGCTTGTCCAAACACCCATCTGGGCTGATTAATCCTATCGAGTCTTTCAGGTTCAACTTGGAGCAGCGACTGCAATGCTTTAAGTGCAGGAGGGTCCGCTACAGACTTGACGAGCAGGATaacatctccatcccagTTCCCTCCCGCCGACAGGCCCATTCGGATTATACTAACGATAGCGATTCTTTTGAGCCCGTGACACTCTTTGACTGTTTGGACGCATTTACGTCTGAAGAAACTGTTGATCTTCGCTGTACTTCCTGCGATAGCCAAGAGAAATTCTCCAAAAGATCTGCCTTCAGAACGATGCCGGCAGAACTGGTAATTAATGCTCGACGATTCGAGTTGGTCAATTGGGTGCCAACCAAGCTAAATATTCCGGTCGATGTTAACGATGAACCCATTGATTTAAGTCATTATCTTTCCACGGGTCCTGCCGAGGGTGAAGATATGCTGCCTGATGATGGAGACGCGGACGGTGGCTTCCAAGTTAACATGGATCTGCTTAGTGAACTTCTTGGGATGGGCTTTCCACAGGTCAGGTGCGAGAAAGCTCTCTATTCCACGGGGAACGCAGACCTTGAAGCCGCGATGAATTGGCTCCTATCCCACTTGGAAGATCCCGATATCGATGAACCCATTAACAAAAAAAAGGCCTTGAAAAATTGGGCAGATGAACCGGATGCTACCAAGGTGGCTCAGCTAACCGATATGGGGATAGACGATTCTCGTGCGAGGCGGGCGTTGGTCGCCACAGGTGGTGATATCAGCCGTGCCATCGACTGGGTCTTCAGCCATCCGGACAATATGGATGAAAGCCCTACCGAGCAACAAGCCAGCGAGGGTTCCGGTGCCCTTCCAACACCTGGCTTCGATACCACTCCAGCGACCTACCAGCTTCAATCAATAATTTGCCACAAGGGCGCTTCCGTACATGCTGGGTAAGTCAGGGAAACTCCTCCGCAGTCTTGTGGCCGGATTAAGCTAACAACCCATGGTAGACATTACGTGGCATTTGTCAGGAAAGCTTTGCCAGGAAAGTCGGGACTTTCATGGGTAATGTTCAATGATGAAAAGGttgtggaggtggaggatgtACAAGAGATGAAAAAATTTGCGTACCTCTACTTTTTCTCTAGGTTATAGTATAGGAGAGAGATCGAAGGAACTACCAGGTGATTGGGAGGAGGATAATACAAGAGAGGCTGGATGGGTGTATTTCATTTGAATACATTGGTAGGCAGAGGGCATGTATGACAGACAGTAGATGGTATTTATGTACGATAAATACAAATATGCATGTAGACATGTGTGGCCGTACCGCCACCTACCTTATTGATATCCGAAGCCTACCTTTATTAATTTCCCTAAAGTTCTTGTCTAATACTGATTTAGACTAgcttattagttaattagttattctaatactactatttcTACCCGGCTgttcttattaattaataaagtatctttattaattttaataatcttataaagtaatagtatatttattaattagaaccttaaataattatttttattaattttattaagtttttttttgttgCAAGCTTACCTTGCTGTCGCCGCCTACCGTCATTTACCTGAACCCCGCGTTATTGGTAATACTATCCTTCCGGATAGTCtgtattattaatctttatagCCTACTATATAGCTCCTATCTTCTATAACTTTATTCTAGTTTCTTATTTAGTTTTCTTaactaatttactaatttataatatattaaaatattaacttGCTATAATTAGTAGCATATCCTAGGTTAAGCTAggattatctataaaatatacttatttaaattacttattttaattaatatctagagttattataatattaatactaataactttatctttcttatagatttattactaatctagtattctaattaatatactttgTATAAActatctcttctctttttgtGGCTGTACTGCCCGCTTGCTTTATCAATATCTAAAGCCTATTGTAGGATTGTTgaagtagttgaagatgatTCATTGAACGATAGGGACGGCCGGGTAGAAATAGCAGCATcagaataactaattaactatttaGCTAGTCcgaattagtactagtaagaaattatatagaaattaataaagatagactttaaatattaataataaagcaggcggtattattataaatatagattaaactaagaatatagTAATCTTATTAggtataaaaatagaataaaatattaaagaagaaaaggctTAGAGTaagacttaataaataaaataaaaaattaagtaaagtataaaataaatagatagaaaaataaaagatatataaaataaacttaaaataatcttaataaataaaagtaatataaaagactgtcgcaagacggcgatcttAGTGAATTGGTAAAGTGTTGATTTTACTAAACAACAAGATCTAAGAAGCGGAGCTAAAACTATTCAGCCGGAATAATGTAAACCCgttggtatataaatataataaatatatggTAATACCTGCCTGCTTGTCTTTATTAATTACAGCATACTTATTATCGCCTTActttactagtactaattcagcttagctaataattagttagttattctagaCCTGCTATTTCCGCATGGCTAtctatcttacttaattaattattttttttaataactttaacttCTATAAACTaatagtatatctattaatcaggatcttaaataattattttttattaattttattaagttttttctaaataaattattatataagttaaaatttaagttttatatacttttctactattttctaatattttaatatattttatattactatattactttatctttattctatttattatcctacttttatctaattttatttctaatttattaatttatattaattccttgcttagctttattaaatttatttttaatttattaaaaatttatattttaatttcttttttatattctaaattctttatttattttaatactagtaaaccTAGAGCTCTATCttactaaacttaaatattaattataagtattttataaaactttattaaatctttatatctagtaatttaatattctattaatttattttattaaatttattactacttatattttttttttttataaaaatatactaatatcttactttataaaaaattaattatttttttataaatattattattaataaatattattattaataaattttactattttattaagaatatatattataatcagTATCCTAATTATCTAGagtagattagattaatagatattctagaaactaataatataaatttaatatattttcttagtgtctatttatatactttatttattatattattatatatattttttattactagtaaagaTAAAGTTAAGACTATTATTCCTAAAGAttaactttattaagatattaaatttaatatatttttaactatacttatattatctactcttattttaataaattttaaattatctaattttttaaatactttatctattatttatcttatttaaatttattaaatatattcttactaaatatttagaaatatttattatttaattcttttaaattaagaattactAAGtttttcttaattatagttaattaacTTAtctctaaattaatattatttaatctagttaaAGTTATAACtctaattaaatacttttaatttaaattttttattaatttatttattatactttttattaattttaatattaagcttaaagcttatctatattattaattctaaatatatataagaaagtaagcttattattaatttataagcttattaaatactaatttaataatattaaatatttatataatattaaatactagttttaataaaaatattaattttttaaatttatatacagGCAGctctataaatttatttataaatataaattaagattttaaatctactatatataatcttatatatatattataataaatataagttattatataaaataaataagctaCTATTAATACCTGTATTATAGagtttaaattatattaatattataaatattatcttaaattatattattattctactactagtagtagactttctaataataaagattcttctaataataaaaatattaataatct
This is a stretch of genomic DNA from Aspergillus puulaauensis MK2 DNA, chromosome 8, nearly complete sequence. It encodes these proteins:
- the RFA1 gene encoding replication factor A subunit protein RFA1 (BUSCO:EOG09262387;~COG:L;~EggNog:ENOG410PGI7;~InterPro:IPR031657,IPR004591,IPR013955,IPR004365, IPR012340,IPR007199;~PFAM:PF01336,PF04057,PF08646,PF16900;~go_component: GO:0005634 - nucleus [Evidence IEA];~go_function: GO:0003676 - nucleic acid binding [Evidence IEA];~go_function: GO:0003677 - DNA binding [Evidence IEA];~go_process: GO:0006260 - DNA replication [Evidence IEA];~go_process: GO:0006281 - DNA repair [Evidence IEA];~go_process: GO:0006310 - DNA recombination [Evidence IEA]) encodes the protein MASQASHISVGALSAIFDGTKPQFNEPIVQCVQVKPLPPQTNNQERYRVVFSDVSNYVQTMLAIQANHFVTDGLLRKGCFVKLKQFQANSVKGKKILIILDLEVLKDLGEAEKIGEPKPLENKLEEDEKPQSTTISSNGFYGAKPQNAPSQVNSRPQQMRPVQGPATATIYPIEALSPYANKWTIKARCTSKSPVKHWHGRSGDGTLFSVNLLDDSGEIRATGFNDQCTALYDLFQEGGVYYISSPCRVQIAKKQFTNLNNDYELTFERETLVEKAEDQNDVPQVRFNFTTIGDLQSVEKDTTIDVIGVLKDVGDTTQIVSKTTKKPYDKRELTLVDNTGFSVRLTIWGTTAMNFGATLESVVAFKGVKVSDFGGKSLSLLSSGSVTVDPDIEEAHRLKGWYDAQGRDESFASHAPSTGAMSGMKRDRFKTIAQVREEQLGMSEEPAYFSLRATVVYIKQDNLCYPACLSEDCNKKVTELDPGQWRCERCDKTHPRAEYRYIMLINVSDHTGQLYLNCFDDVGRLMMDTSADQLMEMQQNDDKLVGDIIQNANCRTWTFGCRARIDHYGDQQRIRYQVSFARPVNYSEEASRLADMIDSYNLS
- a CDS encoding uncharacterized protein (COG:S;~EggNog:ENOG410PPVP;~InterPro:IPR027417); the encoded protein is MISHSSLQPFSVPLTPPREINSASKENALPATYAMNSGPCTVIENGTRCACSRGLFLLEHGVNFELLICKTKTCNHLLKEHRAADNEPPPTESSPTESSPTESSASAGNPNHTQYHSLGSTRYKTRCLRQDTVSKLAAAVDSQNVIHIRGTPASGKTVLSQLLLDYYLTNNRKAFLLEAWEPLEASQSGDPWTRFGLHLQQKYPKFDKTWKSVPANTVILIDEAQNSYRDTYFWNTVIKSRRSGEGKDIKICLFCSYGSPSTGVEEDDNENGFTPVTFGPAQRITLTPQLGKDSPKIGLFYTEDEFCEVVSLLTTNKFDEPFTIDKAAMDYIYDLTNGHPGGVTATVDFLQDRYRNLLKHKKIRTITMDHVLKVLMDENDYFRFLANHAVYRSFPRGRRLTSEVADALGRILVNGSIPFDIDDAAMQKCYKRGWVHRIAEGQIPLTHDVAVLPSRLHEVWLEWFMGNKPKHLPDRFDQLRTLCQEVLENFSKISLRHAAEGKKISTAAKPRPMEAQYQDEFYRAFCNVAGIGVPLCSEWSRSGNGRVDFYIPQKQWAIELLRDYDRVDEHISRFYPGGKYFPWLQEKKVVDWIIINCASSPPTCSYSEQNLWTAVFTNCYSDLKVYDHRMRPLFSVPLHN